From the Callithrix jacchus isolate 240 chromosome 22, calJac240_pri, whole genome shotgun sequence genome, the window cccaagtagctggaattacaggcatgcaccaccatgcccggctaatttttatatttttagtagaaactgggtttctacaattagacctgtttcgtaaaaaaaaaaaaaagctggacgaagtggctcacgcctataatcctaacattttgtgaggctgaggtgggtggatcatgaggtcaagagatcgagatcatcctggccaacatggtgaaccctgtctctatttctaaaaaaattaaaaaataaataaactgggtttcactatgttggccaggctggtcttgaactgctgacctcgagtgatctgcctgccttggcctcccaaagtgctgagattacaggcatgagccactgcacctggcccccttaaaatttataaaaatatacagatggcaGAGTCACAATGTATCACCCTGGTATCCCCAACCCAGACGCAGAGGGGCTAACCCTGTGGCATTTGGTTCACAACTCTTCTGAGAGAAGGTGGGCCATGGCTGAATGTGTCCCCCCAGATTCAGATGCCAAAGTTGTAACCCCCAAGCTCTGGAGTGGAGGGTATCAGGAGAAAGTGTTTAAAGAGGAAATTAAGTTAAAGTCACTGCGGGGGGCCCCATTCgatctgactggtgtccttatagaaGAGATGAGGACAGAGACATGCACAGAGGGAGCATCCTGGAGGCCACACAAGGAGGACAACCGTCGGCAagcaggagagaggcctcaggggaTGGccgtcctgctgacaccttgacggCGGACATCCATATCCAGAACCAGGAGAAAATACGTTTCTGCTGTTGGGGCCACTCAGTCTTTGGAACTTTGTTATGGGGGTCCAAGCTCTGAATGAAGAAACCCCCCCCcccaacaggctttgtgtgagcaacatggctgttcaTTCACCCGGGTAGGGCAGGCTGAGTTTGAAAAGAGAGTCAGCGGAggagggcggtgggataggaaTTGGTTtcataggtttggggtaggcagtggaaagttacagaagttacagctCAGGGTGgcttttgcaagctgggagggggttgtaGGGTCTAGAATCAGGAGGTTGACCAAGGTCCgttacaaagtccagttgccttatcagttgaggcaggaataaagaacaatggaagaatgtctcaaagttgATTAGGTGCCGAAGGGGTTGATGGTTCTTCTTTTTGTGGTCTTCCACTTACctcagactttctagttccaggaactcatccGGAGTGTACGTGCAGGTCACACAGGTTACCATGGCATAGTCCATGGTGCAGtgagcctaaaagaccttacactAGCAGACTCTTATAATATAATGAGTGCATTCGTTATCTATGCTATGTAAGAAATAGCCACTAATGCATTGGGATTAAACAACACACACTCATTATCTCACAGTTCCGTGGGCCAGGAGTCCAGCACCGTGGTTTATCTGGGTCCTGTGGTCGGGGTCACTGCAATCCTCAAGTGTGCCAGGGCTATGCTCTCATGTGAGGCTGGGGTCTGCTCCCGAGTTTACAgagcagaattcatttccttgcctcTGAAGAAGCATGGAGCCTGTGCTCAGGGCCAGCAGGAGAATCTGTGTGTTTCACATCTTTGTTCTCTAGCCCCAGCTTTAAAGAGCTTTACTGACTAGATCAGATCCACCCAgggtattagtcagggttctccagagaaactgaATCCATAGgctatgtctatctatctatccatccaccaaTCAACCTATAGATCCATTTCTCCATAGTTTGATCTATGTGGATAGCAATAGATATCAATAGCTACAACAATATAGATATATCTCTCTAGAGAGACTGATTAGAAGGTATTGGTTCACGTGATTACGGAGGCCAAGAAGCCCCATGTTTGCTCTCTGCAGACTGGAGAACCAGAAAAGCCAGGTCTCTCTGACTAGAGAGCCCGAGAACCAGGAGCTGATGGAGTAGATTCTGGTGTGAGTCTGAAGGCTGGAGGACCAGGAGGCCCGAGGGCAGGGGAAGATTGATGCTGCAGCTGCAGCCTAGGGGCAGGGCTGCAATCCCACCTTCCTCCTGGCTCTGTGGCTTGGCCATAGACTTCAGAGGGCCTGGCCTTACCATGCTGAGAGATGGGGATCGCACGCCTTCTGGCTGGAGAGGTCCATTAGCACGGGGCTGGCTGGGGCTGCCACAGGGATCATAAGAGACATTAGAAGGAAgcatcctggccaggtgcagtggctcgcacctgtaatgtGAATaccttaggaggccgaggtgggtggatcacttgaggtcaggagttcaagaccagcctgaccaacatggtgaaaccctatctctactaaagactcaaaaattagcaggcgtggtggcaaatgcctgtaatctcagctactcaggaggctgaggagggagaattgcttgaacccaggagatggaagttgccgtgagccaagatcctgccattgcactccagcctgggcaacagagtgagactccgtttcaaaacaaaacaaaatgaaaacaaaagggaGAATCCTAAGCCTGTGGGAGGCATGGGCCTGCCCCCTGGGTCCCCTGTCCCTGGACACGGCCAACAATCAGTGACTCCCTTTGTCCGTCCCCTCCGTCTTTGGCTTAACATGCATCTTGGCTCTCCTCAACTTTTTTGAAAAAGGATGTTTTATTTTTCGTCTCTGGCCCTGGGAATCCAGTCCCTGACCCCACTCTCTGGAGACAGAGGGAAGGGGAGTGGCAGGCCGTTTCTTAAGCCTTTGGCTGATCCTCCTGGGATCGGGTGGATGGAGAAGAATCCCCCAAACGCGTGCAGGGTCTCTAGGCAGGAGTGACAGCCCAGTCCCCAGGAAGGGGTGGGTACCTATAGAGGCTGAATGGTTTACCTGCCTGGCTCAGAGGGTCTGAGGCTAGACAAGGAGCCTGATCTAGTTGGGATGGGGAGGAACTGTGCCCCCCAAACACCTGCCGTGGGGTGTTGCTGGCCAGAAACAGAAACGTCTTGGGCCTGCAGGGGTGTGCACTGGGGCATCTGCTTGGTTCTGCATTTGAGGCTCTGGAGGTCCTCCTCCTGCCCCGGAGCTACCTCCTCTGCTTGGCTTTTCTCCACAGCATGGCACAGCCTCTGTCTTCTTCATTACCACTGCATGCCCTGGGAAGTTTTGTGAGCTCACTGGGATGGTgagatgttttttaatttttttttttttgagatggagttttgctcttgttgcctaggcaagagtgcaatggtgccatctcagctcactgcaaccctctgcctcccgggttcaagcaattcttctacctcagcagagagtagctgggattacaggcatgtgccaccatgcctggctaattttgtatttttagtagagatggggtttctccacattgattaggttggtctagaactcccaacctcaggtggtctcccctcctcggcctcccaaagtgttgggattacaggcgtgagccaccgtgctgggccagGGCCTGTGAGTTTTTCATTGGCTTTCCCCCCTTCACATTGCTATGATCCAGCTCCCAGGGCAGCACCTGGGCTGGAGCCCTGGCTGGGACTGTGGGTCAGAGCTGCTGGGCCTGGAACAGCTGCAGAGGAGGATTCTCTGTAATCTTATCCATGTCTCTGgctctttgattctgtttacTTGTCCACACGAGGGACCCAGTGACATCCCTTGAAGGGCTACACAGACGATCCAGGGCTGGGGGCACAACGCCACCTCCTCACCTGGGTCCATGAGACTCCTCCTTGGCCTGGAAAGTGCTGGACACAGGGCTGGCCTGGGTCTCCTCCCATTACTGGCTCCAAGGCGGGGCTAGGCTGTTCTAAAAACAAACCTGTTGAATCCACATCACCTTTTTAGGGACAGCAGGTTGCCCAAGGCCATTGACTTCAAATACTTTGTTCACCTTCCAGCTGCAAAGTGGGGAATGCTAAGGAGAGGAAGAGCCAGTCTTAGCCAtgcctctctcttttttgagagggtattgctctattgcctagactggagttcagtggtacaatgtcagttcactgcagcctcaacctcccaggctcaagtgatcctctcacctcagctgactgagtagctgggactacaggcatgcaccaagctaattttttgtagagatgaggtcttgctatgttgcccagggtggctgTCCAATCCCTTTTGTAATGCCTCTAGGTGGGCAGGTAAATGAGGGGGCTGAGCTGAGGGCCCATTTCACTATCACAGAGACCCAACTGGCCTGAGGCAAGGGGGATGGCAGTGGGCTCTGTGCCCCTCTTGGCAGCCAGCTGGGCAGCGCATTGCACATTGGTGTCCCCACCTGGCATGGCACCCGCTTTGTGTGGTTAATGCTGACATGAAAGGAATGTTTCAGCTGAGCTGGGTGCCGAGGGTTTTACATGCATGAATGCACAGAGACATCACTGCCAAGACCCTGTAAGACAGGGGTGGGTCCATATCAGCACATATTGGCCCTGAGTTCCAGCCTGCTTGTAGACTTGGGGAAACTGCAGGGGAGGCTGGAAAAAtccactcattcaacaaacaagTCCCGTCTGCTTCTCGATCAGGGCCCATGCTTGTTTGGAATAGGGCAGCAAAGACACGAAGGTCCCAGCTGTCATGAGACATAGATGTCGCAAAGCATGTAAGAGGGACTCTACCTAGCACAGGATGTTTTCCAGTGGgatcttgctgggcagggaagggtCAAGGGCAGAAGGGCCTTCTGGCCTGAGAAACAGCGTGCAGAATGGCCTTCAGCCCAAGGGGACTGTCTCTGAGCAGTGGCTCTCGACTAGTGAACATTTGGTAATGTCTGCAGATattctctgtttgtttttttgacacggagtattgctctgttgcccaggctggagtgcagtggcgtgatcttggctcactgcaaactccacctcctggacttgagtgattctcctgcctccgcctcccgagtagctgggattacaggcacgcgccaccacacccagctaatttttctatttttagtagagacgggctttcaccatgttggccaggctggtcttgaactcttgacctcaagtgatcgcccacctcggcctcccaaagtgttgggattacaggcgtgagcgtgagccgccgtgccctgCCACCTGGAGATATTCTGACCTCTCTTAAGGGCTGTGTAGAGCGAGGCTTGGGGATGCTATCCGTATCTAGTGGGTGGGGGACAGGGATGCTGCTCACCACCCTACAGTGCGCAGGACAGTCCCCACGGCAATGAATCCATCCCAAATGGCACTAGTGCTCTGGTTGAGAAAGTGCGTGAAGTGAATGACCCTCAGAAAAGCCAGTGTGGGTGAAATGCTGGGTTGGTCGGGGGGTTGAGCATGGAAAGGGACTCTGGAGCAGCTCCATCTCCCACTAAAACCCTAGGCCCCATAAGGAGTTTCTGGATTCCAGGCGCCCTGAACGGAACCAGGTTTCTGCAGGGTCTGCACGAGCGTGCACAAAGCACACGTCCGAAAGGCCTGAGCACGCGGCTCTGCCGAGGGGCGGGAAGCGCTCCATTCCTCGGTTTCCCGCAGTAGCGATTACATCCTGGGGGCGGGACAGCTTCATGGGAGGGGGTTTTTGTACAACCATGCTGCATGGAAGGATTTTTCTGTAGATGAGCGGGAATCGGGACTAATAAAAGGGAACGTGCGACCCCGCGTCTCGAGTTGGCGGTACCCGGTCTTGGGCTCACCGGGGCCTCGGCCCCAGGACCTGACAGTTGGAGTCAGGGACCACAACTGGGAGAACTACAAGTCCCAGGATGCCGCACGCTGCCTGCGCGAGAGCGCTGCGACGCCTCAAGCAGCCAATGGGAGGATCCGGGGGCGGGAACTCGGCTCACGTGCGTCATGACGCGCCGAGGCGACGTCGGGGTTTGTGTGCGCGAGAGGCCGCCGATAAAGGTTGGGTGCCTCGCGCCGGGGGCCGTGGGGAGGGAGTACGCCCCCGCCCCCCCTCCCCGGCCCCCACAGCTGCACCGCCGCTGCCGGGGCCCTACCTTCCCGTCGGCCCCCGCGGGAAGGTCCTGGGGCTCCCACCCTCGTTCCCCCGATTGGGGCCGCAGGTGAGAGAccggaggggtgggggtggggggagggaccGGAGGGCGGAGACGTTGGGCGGGTGGGAGCGTGGAACCGGAAGGGGTGCCTTAAAGGGGAGGTCGCTATTTCACCGCCGACTGTTGCCCCCTGGGCTGGCTCCGCCCTCTTAAAGGGCAAGGGGTTGCATTGAGAGGGTGGGTCAGGCTTTGCATTTTTGCAAAAGCTTTCTGAGTTCAAAAAGTTTTTCTTCCTAAAAATTGGTTACTCATTAAAGGCCAGTGACAGTTACCcagacaatgaagaaaaaactGCTGAGACCTGGTTGCTTCAAACCGATCCCTCGTTTTTAGCTCGACAAAGGTTGAGATGGGTCTGCGGCGGCCGCATCCCCTTAAAGGGGAAGTCCAGCCCGCGGAAAGGGCGTGGCGCGGCCTTTTAAAGCGGGTGCCCTCTTGCTAAATGGGACCCCGCTCTTACGGAGCGCCGATGTCTTGTTTAAGCCGACGCTCGGCCTTCTTAAAGGCACGTGCAGCTTCTTAGGATCAGTAGGTTCTTAAAAGGACTTGCTTACATGTTACAGGGTacactcatcttttaaaaaggaagttcttggccgggcgtggtggctcacgcctgtaaccccagcactttggggggccgaggcgggaggatcacttgaggcccgtagttcaagaccagcccgggcaacatggtgaaactccgtctctagtaaaaatacaaaaattagccgggcgtggtggcgcgcacctgtaatcccagccactcaggaggctgaggcaggagaatcgcttgaacccgggaggtggaggttgcagtgagctgagatcacaccgctgcctccagcctggagacagagtgagatcctgtctccaaaaaaaaaaaagaagaaagacaaggaAGTTCTTATAGCTTGTCCAAACGGGATGCCCagccttcattcattcaaaacgTGTTTACTGAGCGCACGCTCTGCAGACAGTATTGTAGGCGCTGGGACGGGATACCACAGTGGAACAGATGGAAACCCCCGTTGTCACGGCGCTGACATCCCAGCAtggggagacagagcgagacagaAAGCACACTGCTTATATAGTAGCGGTTCTCGGCGCTCCCCTGGGGTGACATCGCGGCAAAGACGTGGAGGTGCAGGAGTGATCTTTGTGGACAGTGTAGCTGAGGGCTTCATAGGCCAGTGGCTTGATGCCGGGGATGCTGCTCACCaccctacagtgcacaggaccGCCCTCAACAAAGAAAGGCCTGGCCCCAAACCTCAGCACTGCTGAGGCCGAGCATCACTGGTCCATTAAAAGGTGATCAACGCTGTGGGGGAAAAAAGATGGCAGGAAAAGGGCACAGGGAGTTGGAAAGGATTGGAGATGTAAATAGGGGTGTCAGGGAAGCTCTCGCAGAGGGGATTTCAGCGAAGACTTGGAGGTGAACGAGAGAGCAGTGCAGGTGGAAAGGGAGGGGCGGTTCTAGGCAGGTGCCCTGATGTGGGAGCAGGCCTGCctggccagcctgggtgaccagagtgACCGGGGGCAGGTGGCCAGTGAGGACGGCAGGAGGACAAGTCAGGGAGGGGACAGGCTGAAGGCTGTGGGAAGTGGGCAGCCTTCAAGACCGGAGCTGTGGCAGTGTCTGAGCACAGGAATGCAACGCCCTACCCTCCCTGTTGATGGGTTCGCTTCAGCTTGTGTGTCGGGAACAGATGGGTGGGCAGGGCACGGGTGGAAACGCGGAGATCCGTGGGGAGGCTGTTGCAGTTACCTGGGAGAGAGACGGTGGTGCCGCAGGTCAAGGTGGAGGGCTGGGGAAGTGGCCAGACCCTGGATAGTTCTGGCTGGAAGGAGAATCTGCTGACGGATGATAGAGGGGAGGTGAGGAGCATTTGGCCTGAGTTTCCGTGTTCAGAGATGAAGAAGCTATGGGTGGAGTAGAAGTTGGGGGCAAGGAGCAAAAAAACCATTGTTCGATTTGGGGTACGTTAAGTTTGAGGGTCTGTGAGGCGTCAAATGGCACAGTCTAGCAGGTGGCGTGGCATTCAGAGGATAGGTCTCATAGAGCTGGGGGCCTGGAGTCACTGTTCATAGACGGTGGAGTCCTGAGAGTGGGTAGGGGCTCCCAGGGAGAGAGGACAGACAGAAGAGGACCAAGGAGGGCCGGATCCCTGGATGCTCCCACGTGGAGAGGTCAGGGAGGTGAGAAGGAaccaggctggggctgggatggGGTGCCAGGTGAGGGAAGACAGCTAGGGAGTGAGGTATCCTAGAGGCCAGGGGGAGGTAGGCCACGGACCCAGTGACAAGTGAGCCATTGTGGGCCACACGCCACCGAAGCTGCGGTGGAGTTGGGGAAGCAGTGTGGGACTGAAGGGGTATAGCTGGGCAGGAGTGAGTTGACACAGGCTGCTCTGCTGTGAAGGGATAGAGAAATGAGTTCGCAGATGGATGGGAAGTGGTTTTTAAAGATGGGAGATGCAGATTGTTGGTTCTGTTGACGGGAACCATCCAGGAGAGGAGGAAAAGTGGAGGATGTGGGTGGAAGGCAGGTGTGTGGGGAAGGATAGCACAGGCTTTCTGAACCTCACACTGCTGACCTCGTGGATGGGATCGTTCTCGGCTGTAGGGTCGTCCCATGAATTGTAGGGTGTTGACCAGCGtctctggcctccacccactagatgccaggagCACTTGCCTCTCTCGGTAACAGACAACCCAAATGCCTCCAGGCGTTGCCAGATGTCCCCTGGGTAGGAGGCACAGTTTGTCCCATTTCAGAACCACTGGTATCGTGGTCAGAATGTGAGAACCTTCGCTTctgattgcttttattttcacaGAGGCATGATCAAGGACAGGATTGCCTGCCAAGaacaggaggggagaggaggggctggAGGTTTCAGGAGGAAGCTCCGTGGCAAGTAGTCACCTGGAGAGTGCACGGATCGGAGAGGTGTAGTGTGAGCTGGGGAGGGTGATGGTGAGGGGGCTGCAGTCTCATGCAGTCTCACTGGGCATCAATGCagagggagactgaggccaggcaAGGGGTGCCTGTCATGGCCGCTGGCAGCGTCTGTACAGGGTCAGGCGGGAGTGAGGATGTGGGTTGGCTGAAGGAGTCAGGGTGGCGTGGATGGTAGATGGGCTGGAGTCTAAGGATTTGGGGAATTGAAGCACCGAGCAGGAGCGACCTAGAGGGCTTTGTGGTGGTGGGAAGTAGGTTATTCCAGGCTCAGACCATGAGGacacttttttttgcttttttgagacagtcttgctctatcacccaggctggagtgcagtggttcgagctcagctcactgcagcctccgcctcctgtgttcaagcgattctcctgcctcagcctccagagtagctgggattacaggcgcctaccagcatgctcagctaatttttgtagttttagtagagatggggtttcaccatgttggacaggctggtctcaaactcctgacctcaggtgatccacctgcctcggcctcttaaagtttTGGAATTTCAGGCGTCAGCCCCCATGCCTGGTGCCACGAGGAGGCTTTAGTTAGCATGAAGAGGCTTTGGGTGTGGCAGTGGGAGGCGTGTTGGAGCCAGGTGGGGGGTGAGGTCTAGAGAAAGAGCAGCAAGGAGTGAAGCTAGGAGAACCTCTCTGCGTCTTCTTCAGGGACCCTGCCTGTGTTTAGAGGGAGGGAGCAGTCCTAAAGGCAGCGCTTGCTCTCTTGAAGGTGGGGCCCAGCCTTCTTAGACCTGGCCAGCTTCCTAAGGAGGGTGATCACCTTGTCCCAGTTTGCTGAGGCGTTTCCATTTCAGCTCTGACAGTCCAGTATCACTGGCACCTGCTCAAGTCCCAAGCAAACTTGGACCATTGGGGACCCTGATCCTAAGGAAAGTCCCTTGCAAAGTGGGTGACCTGGGGAGGTAGTCCCTGTCCCTTAAAGAGCCAGTGTGTGGGTTTGGTGTTGAGATGATCCAGTGCTGGGCAAGCCCCTGACGCGGAATCCCTCCCCCAGGTGTGATGGTCGGTTCACACGCGGACATGGCGCCGGCCTCTACTGCGGAGGGGACCGGTGAGAAGCCAGGCTCTGCGGCCCCGGCGGCCCAGTATGAGTGCGGGGAGTGCGGCAAGTCATTCCGGTGGTCCTCCCGGCTCCTGCACCACCAGCGCACGCACACAGGCGAGCGGCCCTACAAGTGCCCAGACTGCCCCAAGGCCTTCAAGGGCTCCTCGGCCCTGCTCTACCACCAGCGAGGCCACACCGGTGAGCGGCCCTACCAGTGCCCAGACTGCCCCAAGGCCTTCAAGCGCTCCTCCCTGCTGCAGATCCACCGCAGCGTGCACACCGGCCTGCGGGCCTTCATCTGCGGTCAGTGTGGCCTGGCCTTCAAGTGGTCGTCCCACTACCAGTACCACCTAAGACAGCATACAGGCGAGCGGCCCTACCCGTGCCCGGACTGCCCCAAGGCCTTCAAGAACTCGTCCAGCCTGCGGCGCCACCGCCACGTGCACACCGGCGAGCGGCCCTACACCTGCGGCGTCTGCGGCAAGAGCTTCACGCAGAGCACCAACCTGCGACAGCACCAGCGCGTGCACACGGGCGAGCGGCCCTTCCGCTGCCCGCTGTGCCCCAAGACCTTCACCCACTCCTCCAACCTGCTGCTGCACCAGCGCACCCACGGCGCCGCCCCCAGCGCCGCCCCCACTCCCGCCCCGGGCCCCGCCCCCGCGGCCCCGCCCCCCCAGCCCCAGGAGCCCAGCGGCAGCAAGGTCTTCGTGTGCGACGCCTACCTGCAGCGGCACCTCCAGCCGCACAGCCCGACCGCGCCTCCCgccccgccgcccccgcccccgcccccacccgtGGTACCCGAGCTCTTTTTGGCGGCGGCGGAGACCACGGTGGAGCTGGTGTACCGCTGTGATGGCTGCGAGCAGGGATTCAGCAGCGAGGAGCTGCTCGTGGAGCATCAGCCGTGTCCCGGGCCCGAGGCGGTGCCCCAGCCCCAGGACGCACCCGCCGAGGCGCCCAACGCCGACCCGCTACCGTCCCCTCTGTCGCAGCCCCCTCctgccgcccccgcccccgcccctggTTTTGCCTGTCTGCCCTGCGGCAAGTCCTTCCGGACGGTGGCGGGGCTCTCCCGCCACCAGCACACCCATGGGGCTGCCGGCGGGCAGGCGTTCCGCTGCGGCAGCTGCGACGGCTCATTTCCGCAGCTGGCCAGCCTCCTGGCGCATCAGCAGTGCCACGTGGAAGAGGCGGCGGCCGGGCGCCCGCCCCCGCAGGCTGAGGCTGCCGAGGTCACCTGCCCCCAGGAACCGCTGGCGCCCGCCGCCTCAGCCCCGCTGCCACCCGCACCCGCCCCGGCTTCTGCAGAGCGGCCCTACAAGTGTGCCGAGTGCGGCAAGGCCTTCAAGGGCTCGTCGGGGCTGCGCTACCACCTGCGGGACCACACCGGCGAGCGGCCCTACCAGTGCGGCGAGTGCGGCAAGGCCTTCAAGCGCTCCTCCCTGCTGGCCATCCACCAGCGTGTGCACACCGGCCTGCGGGCCTTCACCTGCGGCCAGTGCGGCCTCACCTTCAAATGGTCGTCCCACTACCA encodes:
- the ZNF628 gene encoding zinc finger protein 628 isoform X2, whose translation is MVGSHADMAPASTAEGTGEKPGSAAPAAQYECGECGKSFRWSSRLLHHQRTHTGERPYKCPDCPKAFKGSSALLYHQRGHTGERPYQCPDCPKAFKRSSLLQIHRSVHTGLRAFICGQCGLAFKWSSHYQYHLRQHTGERPYPCPDCPKAFKNSSSLRRHRHVHTGERPYTCGVCGKSFTQSTNLRQHQRVHTGERPFRCPLCPKTFTHSSNLLLHQRTHGAAPSAAPTPAPGPAPAAPPPQPQEPSGSKVFVCDAYLQRHLQPHSPTAPPAPPPPPPPPPVVPELFLAAAETTVELVYRCDGCEQGFSSEELLVEHQPCPGPEAVPQPQDAPAEAPNADPLPSPLSQPPPAAPAPAPGFACLPCGKSFRTVAGLSRHQHTHGAAGGQAFRCGSCDGSFPQLASLLAHQQCHVEEAAAGRPPPQAEAAEVTCPQEPLAPAASAPLPPAPAPASAERPYKCAECGKAFKGSSGLRYHLRDHTGERPYQCGECGKAFKRSSLLAIHQRVHTGLRAFTCGQCGLTFKWSSHYQYHLRLHSGERPYACGECGKAFRNTSCLRRHRHVHTGERPHTCSVCGKSFAQTSNLRQHQRVHTGERPFRCPLCPKTFTHSSNLLLHQRTHSAERPFTCPICGRGFVMAAYLQRHLRTHAPANTAPSTTAPAAGPQPPAPLAAAPAPLATQDVHVLPHLQATLSLEVAGGTAQAPTLGPAAPNSQTFLLVQTAQGLQLIPSSVQPPAPPPPPAPPKLVLLPSSSAGAGGGRARQGPPAVGKAGQGAGVVWLPGPGGLGVQGAASTGASGGGQSLIVLQNVGGGEAGPQEMSGVQLQPLRPASEVTTVQLQPAQEVTTVQLQPAQEVTTVQLQPAQEVTTVQLQPVAGQLPNSSGGAVAAEAPNLLVVQSGAAEELLTGPGPGEAGDAEASTGVVQDVLFETLQTDEGLQSVLVLSGADGEQTRLCVQERPGH